A single window of Dehalococcoidia bacterium DNA harbors:
- the argF gene encoding ornithine carbamoyltransferase: MKGRDLLSISDLNPDELAHVLQTALSFKRDGTPRLLAGRTVAMLFEKPSLRTRVSFEVGMMQLGGSAIYLSQAEVGLGQREPVHDIARVLSRYVSAIIVRTYSHQGLVDLAAAADVPVVNALSDDEHPCQALADLLTIREKKGRLEGIRVAFVGDGNNVSASLALACGLAGMSFAIASPAGYELPAAVVDTARLWAKKTGGEVRTVVAPEDAVRDADVVYTDVWTSMGQESTRKQRLEAFTGYQVDKELMGLAKRDAVFMHDLPAHRGEEVADDVIEGPQSVVFDQAENRLHAQKALLALIMGDLPPL; encoded by the coding sequence ATGAAGGGCCGCGACCTCCTTTCCATTAGCGACCTCAACCCGGACGAACTGGCGCACGTCCTGCAAACTGCGCTCTCGTTCAAGCGGGACGGCACGCCCCGGCTGCTGGCCGGCAGGACCGTCGCCATGCTCTTCGAGAAGCCGTCCTTGCGCACGCGGGTCAGCTTCGAGGTCGGCATGATGCAGCTCGGCGGCAGCGCCATCTACCTCTCACAGGCGGAGGTCGGCCTCGGGCAACGAGAGCCCGTGCACGACATCGCCCGCGTGCTCAGCCGCTACGTCTCCGCGATCATCGTCCGCACTTACTCGCACCAGGGCCTGGTGGACCTGGCGGCGGCCGCGGACGTCCCGGTGGTGAATGCGCTCTCCGACGACGAGCACCCCTGCCAGGCGCTCGCGGACCTCCTGACGATACGCGAGAAGAAGGGGCGGCTAGAGGGCATCCGCGTCGCCTTTGTCGGCGACGGCAACAACGTCTCGGCCTCCCTGGCCCTCGCCTGCGGCCTGGCCGGGATGAGCTTCGCCATCGCCTCGCCCGCGGGTTACGAGCTGCCGGCGGCGGTGGTCGATACGGCGCGCCTCTGGGCCAAGAAGACGGGCGGCGAAGTCCGGACCGTGGTCGCGCCCGAAGACGCCGTGCGAGACGCTGACGTCGTCTACACCGACGTGTGGACGTCGATGGGGCAGGAGTCGACGCGCAAGCAGCGCCTGGAGGCGTTCACGGGGTACCAGGTGGACAAAGAGCTGATGGGCCTGGCCAAGCGGGATGCGGTCTTCATGCACGACCTGCCGGCGCACCGCGGCGAGGAAGTCGCCGACGATGTAATCGAGGGGCCGCAGTCGGTAGTGTTCGACCAGGCCGAGAACCGCCTGCACGCGCAGAAGGCGCTGCTGGCGTTGATCATGGGGGACCTCCCCCCGCTCTAG